Proteins encoded together in one Kutzneria kofuensis window:
- a CDS encoding glycosyl hydrolase family 95 catalytic domain-containing protein, protein MVELSRRSLLAAGGALLAAPAVGAGAAEASADTNDKGLNWRSFLGGSDLVWKRLPKNWYDGPFLGNGFLGSGIYAEPGANAIRFNVQHSEVQDHRPEFGSLYGLARLPIGWFTLEPTGTVTAVDWRLSIYDAELAGTITTTAGSIAIRAIVHSGRSVLTVQAKPTDGEAQFRWVFHPADAVSPRTDPKFNKPAPDGYLPNPKPSTNTSGDATVVTQPLLSGGEHVTAYQETKKGTVRTLYATVAWSNPDKTAGGKALHSLKSAATHTLDSLAQDHRAWWNAFYRKSFFSIPDGRLQSFYWIQLYKVASATRRNAPVMATTGPWLEPTPWPATWWNLNVQLEYWLINGSNHLELDSLTRAISQYRANLSSQVVAPYNQDSAGIPRTTDITLLNGGTVGVPGQDPPTPEIGNLTWALHNVWLTYRHTMDTATLRDTVFPLLRKAINYYLHFLAPGDDGKLHLPKTFSPEYGVDTPDTNFDLALIRWGCQTLIDSAQILGINDPLAPKWRDVLTNLTPYPTDANGFMIGAGQPFAMSHRHYSHMLSVYPLYLVNWEQPENRNLIQTSLNHWISFKGALQGYSYTGAASIAAQMLRGNDSAQYLSDLLRLYVQPNTMYKESGPVIETPLSASQSMHDMVCQSWNGVVRVFPAIPDSWADVTIDNFRTQGAFLLSASWQRGVTRWVKVHSEAGAPCVIRHGIPGQVTVRDAHGRPLRTKELDATTIQIDLPRGGEAVLYRSGDRPDFTVAPVTPNGPAAPWGLPA, encoded by the coding sequence ATGGTTGAGCTGTCGCGGAGAAGCCTGCTCGCCGCGGGTGGGGCGCTGCTGGCGGCGCCGGCGGTGGGAGCCGGCGCGGCGGAGGCGAGCGCCGACACCAACGACAAAGGGCTGAACTGGCGGTCGTTCCTCGGCGGCAGTGACCTGGTCTGGAAGCGGCTGCCGAAGAACTGGTACGACGGCCCCTTTCTCGGCAACGGGTTCCTGGGCTCGGGCATCTACGCGGAGCCGGGCGCCAACGCGATCCGGTTCAACGTGCAGCACAGCGAGGTGCAGGACCACCGCCCGGAATTCGGCTCCCTGTACGGCCTCGCCCGCCTGCCGATCGGCTGGTTCACGCTGGAGCCGACCGGCACGGTCACGGCGGTCGACTGGCGGCTGAGCATCTACGACGCGGAGTTGGCCGGCACGATCACCACCACCGCCGGCAGCATCGCCATCCGAGCGATCGTCCACAGCGGACGGTCGGTCCTGACGGTGCAGGCGAAACCGACCGACGGGGAGGCGCAGTTCCGCTGGGTGTTCCACCCGGCGGACGCGGTCAGCCCCCGCACGGACCCCAAGTTCAACAAGCCGGCCCCGGACGGCTACCTGCCCAACCCGAAGCCCAGCACGAACACCAGCGGCGACGCCACGGTAGTCACCCAGCCCCTGCTGTCCGGCGGCGAGCACGTCACCGCATACCAGGAAACGAAAAAGGGCACGGTCAGGACCCTGTACGCGACGGTCGCCTGGTCGAACCCCGACAAGACGGCCGGCGGCAAGGCGCTGCACAGCCTGAAATCAGCGGCGACCCATACTCTGGACAGCCTGGCCCAGGACCACCGGGCCTGGTGGAACGCCTTCTACCGCAAGAGTTTCTTCTCCATCCCCGACGGCCGCCTGCAGAGCTTCTACTGGATCCAGCTCTACAAGGTCGCCTCCGCCACCCGCCGCAACGCCCCGGTGATGGCGACGACCGGCCCCTGGCTCGAGCCGACGCCGTGGCCGGCCACCTGGTGGAACCTGAACGTGCAACTGGAGTACTGGCTGATCAACGGCTCCAACCATCTCGAACTGGACTCGCTGACCCGGGCGATCAGCCAGTACCGGGCCAACCTGAGCAGCCAGGTCGTCGCGCCGTACAACCAGGACTCCGCCGGCATCCCCCGCACCACGGACATCACGCTCCTCAACGGCGGCACGGTCGGTGTGCCGGGGCAGGACCCGCCCACGCCCGAGATCGGCAACCTGACCTGGGCGCTGCACAACGTGTGGCTGACCTACCGCCACACCATGGACACGGCCACCCTCAGGGACACCGTGTTCCCCCTGCTACGCAAGGCGATCAACTACTACCTGCACTTCCTCGCGCCGGGCGACGACGGCAAGCTGCACCTGCCGAAGACGTTCTCGCCGGAGTACGGCGTCGACACGCCGGACACCAACTTCGACCTGGCGCTGATCCGCTGGGGCTGTCAGACCCTCATCGACTCCGCACAGATCCTGGGGATCAACGACCCGCTCGCCCCGAAGTGGCGCGACGTCCTGACGAACCTCACCCCGTACCCGACCGACGCCAACGGCTTCATGATCGGCGCCGGCCAGCCGTTCGCCATGTCCCACCGGCATTACTCGCACATGCTGTCGGTGTACCCGCTCTACCTGGTGAACTGGGAGCAGCCGGAGAACCGGAACCTGATCCAGACCTCGCTCAACCACTGGATCAGCTTCAAGGGCGCGCTGCAGGGCTACAGCTACACCGGCGCGGCCTCGATCGCGGCCCAGATGCTGCGCGGCAACGACTCCGCCCAGTACCTCAGCGACCTGCTGCGGCTCTACGTCCAGCCCAACACCATGTACAAGGAGTCCGGACCGGTGATCGAGACGCCGCTGTCGGCGTCGCAGTCGATGCACGACATGGTGTGCCAGAGCTGGAACGGGGTCGTCCGCGTGTTCCCGGCCATCCCCGACTCCTGGGCAGACGTCACGATCGACAACTTCCGCACCCAGGGGGCGTTCCTGCTCAGCGCCTCATGGCAACGCGGCGTGACCCGTTGGGTCAAGGTGCACAGCGAGGCCGGAGCGCCCTGCGTCATCCGGCACGGCATCCCCGGCCAGGTCACGGTCCGAGACGCGCACGGACGGCCGCTGCGGACGAAGGAACTCGACGCCACCACGATCCAGATCGATCTGCCACGGGGCGGCGAGGCGGTGCTCTACCGGTCCGGCGACCGGCCGGACTTCACGGTCGCGCCGGTCACGCCGAACGGCCCGGCGGCGCCGTGGGGCCTGCCTGCCTGA
- a CDS encoding SSI family serine proteinase inhibitor: MAIPRVLAGAVALCAAAVCVTAVPAAAAMPSTLTLTATTAGQAPHVVELTCDPVGGTHPDAQLACIQLAQVDGDIATMPGTEAHIFCPMIFQSIKVSATGLWRGRTVLFQDSYTNSCERDNKTGNLFRF, from the coding sequence ATGGCCATCCCCCGAGTCCTTGCCGGCGCGGTCGCCCTGTGCGCTGCCGCCGTCTGCGTGACCGCCGTCCCCGCCGCGGCCGCGATGCCCTCCACCCTGACCCTGACCGCCACCACCGCCGGCCAGGCCCCGCACGTCGTCGAGCTGACCTGTGACCCGGTCGGCGGCACCCATCCGGACGCCCAGCTGGCCTGCATCCAGCTCGCCCAGGTCGACGGCGACATCGCGACCATGCCCGGCACCGAGGCGCACATCTTCTGCCCGATGATCTTCCAGTCGATCAAGGTGAGCGCGACCGGCCTGTGGCGCGGCCGGACGGTGCTGTTCCAGGACAGCTACACCAACAGCTGCGAGCGGGACAACAAGACCGGCAACCTGTTCCGCTTCTGA
- a CDS encoding MFS transporter: MTRSIDQVRSSSVRKVALASAAGTTIELYDFLIYGTASAVVLPKLFFPAGNQTVSTLLAFATFGVGFLVRPLGAAVIGHFGDRVGRRPMLVLTLTMTGLCTALIGVLPSYASAGLIAPVLLLILRLLQGFFLGGEQSGAALMVVEHAPERHRTWYGGWTFLGSPLGLFLGTAMFSLATVAAGGDFLSWGWRIPFLASLVLVGVGIYMRVGIEESPEFRELRAAHRVTRVPLAEVLRTSWPKVLLGVGVNLGFNAFIFILVTFVLNYWTAVHHLPQQQVLTASLVGGAAQVVAILIACRIADRVGRTPVMMTGALFIILFAFPLFWLIDTGSAGLLILALALAYAGSGILFGPMASYYPVLFEPRLRYSGAAFSYQLGATLGGGLSPLVATALLSVDHARPWPISLYLVLGGLISALCLLGLRRSAPGPVAD; this comes from the coding sequence GTGACTCGATCGATTGATCAGGTGCGAAGCTCGTCGGTCCGCAAGGTCGCACTGGCCAGCGCGGCCGGCACCACCATCGAACTGTACGACTTCCTGATCTACGGCACCGCCTCCGCAGTGGTGCTGCCGAAGCTGTTCTTCCCGGCCGGCAACCAGACGGTGAGCACGCTGCTGGCGTTCGCCACCTTCGGCGTCGGCTTCCTGGTCAGACCGCTCGGGGCGGCGGTCATCGGGCACTTCGGCGACCGCGTCGGCCGCCGCCCGATGCTGGTGCTCACGCTGACCATGACCGGCCTGTGCACCGCGCTGATCGGCGTGTTGCCCAGTTACGCCTCGGCCGGCCTGATCGCCCCGGTGCTGCTGCTGATTCTCCGTTTGTTGCAAGGGTTCTTCCTCGGCGGCGAGCAGAGCGGCGCGGCGCTGATGGTCGTCGAACACGCCCCGGAGCGGCACCGCACCTGGTACGGCGGCTGGACCTTCCTCGGCTCGCCGCTGGGACTGTTCCTCGGCACGGCCATGTTCTCGCTGGCCACGGTCGCGGCCGGCGGCGACTTCCTCAGCTGGGGCTGGCGGATCCCGTTCCTGGCCAGCCTGGTGCTGGTGGGCGTCGGCATCTACATGCGGGTCGGCATCGAGGAAAGCCCGGAGTTCAGGGAACTGCGGGCCGCGCACCGGGTGACCCGGGTGCCACTGGCCGAGGTGCTGCGCACCTCGTGGCCGAAGGTGCTGCTCGGCGTCGGCGTCAACCTGGGCTTCAACGCCTTCATCTTCATCCTCGTGACGTTCGTGCTGAACTACTGGACGGCCGTGCACCACCTGCCGCAGCAGCAGGTGCTGACCGCGAGCCTGGTCGGCGGCGCGGCGCAGGTGGTGGCGATCCTGATCGCCTGCCGGATCGCCGACCGGGTGGGCCGCACGCCGGTGATGATGACCGGTGCGCTGTTCATCATCCTGTTCGCGTTCCCGCTGTTCTGGCTGATCGACACCGGCTCGGCCGGGCTGCTGATCCTGGCGCTGGCCTTGGCGTACGCGGGATCCGGCATCCTGTTCGGCCCGATGGCCTCGTACTACCCGGTGCTGTTCGAGCCGCGGCTGCGCTACTCCGGCGCGGCGTTCAGCTACCAGCTCGGCGCGACGCTGGGCGGTGGCCTGTCCCCGTTGGTGGCCACCGCCCTGCTGTCCGTCGATCACGCCCGCCCGTGGCCGATCTCGCTGTACCTGGTGCTGGGCGGGCTGATCAGCGCGCTGTGCCTGCTGGGACTGCGCCGCTCGGCACCCGGTCCAGTAGCCGACTGA
- the rdmE gene encoding aklavinone 12-hydroxylase RdmE, whose amino-acid sequence MDTTRVQVLVVGAGLAGTATAMFLADRGIDTLVVERHPGTSLHPKAAGQNPRTMELLRTAGVVDEVLAASPFTGGHNFEIKVATSVHGTVLKRIVAGDETRLWDALSPLPMGMATQVQLEPIMVDRARELGARVRFDTELVSFDQDTLGVTARLVHRPTGTLSQVRADYVVAADGHRSPIREQLGISRHGWGSLSHYAGIVFDTDPERLADVASTLFYLQHPEFTGVFGSTHVRGRHIFAVEYDPARGESISDFTPERCTALIRLGLDDPALELELRTVQAWEMAARVADTFRDGRVFLAGDAAKVTPPTGGLGGNTAIGDGFDLAWKLAAVLRGQAGPGLLDSYDPERRTVAELVVAESLANYVDRMAPQLRSDAVPIPSGYLEVVFGVRQRSEAVLIDDEDPAPVEDPRKPSGRPGFRAPHVPLVLDGVDMSTVDFFGRDWVLLTGTEGGVWHEAAKHVAGRLGIVVRTVGLGPGLTDPEDRLVEAYGIGHGGASLVRPDGVVAWRTDFEVADAAGTLQSVLSRLLDRVPSGAVPAGTAR is encoded by the coding sequence ATGGACACCACACGAGTTCAGGTGTTGGTGGTGGGGGCGGGGCTCGCCGGCACGGCGACGGCGATGTTCCTGGCCGATCGAGGGATCGACACGCTCGTCGTCGAGCGGCACCCGGGAACTTCGTTACATCCCAAGGCCGCCGGCCAGAATCCGCGGACCATGGAGCTGCTGCGCACCGCCGGCGTGGTGGACGAGGTGCTGGCCGCGAGCCCGTTCACCGGGGGCCACAACTTCGAGATCAAGGTTGCCACCAGCGTGCACGGAACCGTGCTCAAGCGGATCGTGGCCGGCGACGAGACGCGGCTGTGGGACGCGCTTTCGCCGCTGCCCATGGGCATGGCGACACAGGTCCAACTGGAGCCGATCATGGTGGACCGGGCGCGGGAACTGGGCGCACGCGTCCGGTTCGACACCGAGCTCGTCTCGTTCGACCAGGACACGCTCGGTGTCACCGCGCGACTGGTGCACCGTCCGACCGGCACGCTCAGCCAGGTTCGCGCCGACTACGTCGTCGCGGCCGACGGCCACCGCAGCCCGATCCGGGAGCAGCTCGGCATCAGCCGGCACGGCTGGGGCAGCCTCAGCCATTACGCCGGCATCGTGTTCGACACCGATCCGGAGCGGCTCGCCGACGTCGCCAGCACGCTGTTCTACCTGCAGCACCCGGAATTCACCGGCGTCTTCGGCTCGACGCACGTGCGGGGCCGACACATCTTCGCCGTCGAGTACGACCCGGCGCGCGGCGAGTCGATCTCGGACTTCACGCCGGAGCGCTGCACCGCGCTCATCCGGCTCGGGCTGGACGATCCGGCGCTGGAGCTGGAACTGCGCACCGTACAGGCGTGGGAAATGGCCGCCCGCGTGGCCGACACCTTCCGCGACGGCCGGGTTTTCCTGGCCGGCGACGCGGCGAAGGTGACGCCGCCGACCGGTGGCCTCGGTGGCAACACGGCCATCGGCGACGGCTTCGACCTGGCGTGGAAGCTGGCCGCCGTGCTTCGCGGCCAGGCGGGACCGGGACTGCTCGACAGCTACGACCCGGAGCGCCGAACCGTGGCGGAGCTCGTGGTGGCGGAGTCGCTGGCCAACTACGTCGACCGGATGGCCCCACAGCTGCGCTCCGACGCCGTGCCGATCCCCTCGGGCTACCTGGAGGTCGTGTTCGGCGTCCGGCAGCGGTCCGAGGCCGTGCTGATCGACGACGAGGACCCGGCGCCGGTCGAGGACCCGCGCAAGCCGAGCGGCCGCCCCGGTTTCCGCGCCCCGCACGTGCCACTGGTCCTCGACGGCGTCGATATGTCCACTGTGGACTTCTTCGGCCGCGACTGGGTGCTGCTGACCGGGACCGAGGGCGGCGTCTGGCACGAGGCGGCCAAACACGTGGCCGGCCGGCTGGGCATCGTCGTGCGCACGGTCGGCCTCGGCCCCGGCCTGACCGACCCGGAGGACCGCCTGGTCGAGGCGTACGGCATCGGCCACGGCGGCGCGAGCCTGGTGCGGCCGGACGGCGTTGTCGCCTGGCGTACGGACTTCGAGGTCGCCGACGCCGCCGGCACGCTCCAGTCGGTGCTCAGTCGGCTACTGGACCGGGTGCCGAGCGGCGCAGTCCCAGCAGGCACAGCGCGCTGA
- a CDS encoding Imm32 family immunity protein, with translation MAKVQLDIPSYDRGIGLVSAWPDNYRLTVSVGADGKVSVVGDPAGLTGLAVQLLALAQPGVPTGAHEDLDDFLLVLDEGSAPLRLERA, from the coding sequence GTGGCTAAGGTGCAGCTGGATATCCCGTCCTACGACCGCGGCATCGGCCTGGTCTCGGCTTGGCCGGACAACTACCGGCTGACAGTGTCGGTCGGCGCCGACGGCAAGGTGAGCGTCGTCGGCGATCCCGCCGGACTGACCGGGCTCGCCGTGCAGCTGCTGGCGCTCGCACAGCCGGGCGTGCCGACCGGGGCGCACGAGGACCTCGACGATTTCCTTCTCGTGCTGGACGAAGGATCCGCGCCGCTGCGGCTCGAACGCGCCTGA
- a CDS encoding bifunctional o-acetylhomoserine/o-acetylserine sulfhydrylase, protein MPSSWSFETRQIHAGAAPDPATGARATPIYQTTSYVFRDTAHAAALFSLAEAGNIYTRINNPTQDVLEQRIAALEGGVAAVAFASGQAAETAAILNLASSGDHFVSSASLYGGTYNLFHYTLPKLGIEVSFVEDPDNLDEWRAAVRPNTKLFFAETLGNPRSNVLDIEAVAAVAHEVGVPLVIDSTVTTPYLLRPLEHGADIVVHSATKFLGGHGTAIAGVVVDGGKFDFGAHADRFPDYNEPDPSYHGLRYWPALGHGAFAAKLRVQLLRDTGAAIAPQNSFLILQGIETLSLRIERHVANAKALAEWLEQRDEVETVHYAGLPSSPWYQAARKYLPAGAGAIVSLELRGGADAGRAFVDGTELFSQLANIGDVRSLIVHPASTTHSQLTEEEQRIAGVTPGLVRLSVGLEGIEDLKADLEAGFRAAKAAL, encoded by the coding sequence ATGCCTTCGTCCTGGTCGTTCGAGACCCGTCAGATCCACGCCGGCGCCGCGCCCGACCCCGCCACCGGCGCCCGAGCCACACCCATCTACCAGACCACTTCCTACGTCTTCCGGGACACGGCCCACGCGGCCGCCCTGTTCAGCCTGGCCGAGGCCGGCAACATTTACACCCGCATCAACAACCCCACCCAGGACGTGCTGGAGCAGCGGATCGCCGCCCTGGAGGGCGGCGTCGCGGCGGTCGCGTTCGCCTCCGGGCAGGCGGCGGAGACGGCCGCGATCCTGAACCTGGCCAGCTCCGGCGACCACTTCGTGTCCAGCGCGTCGCTGTACGGCGGCACCTACAACCTCTTCCACTACACGCTGCCCAAGCTGGGCATCGAGGTCAGCTTCGTCGAGGACCCCGACAACCTGGACGAGTGGCGGGCGGCCGTCCGACCCAACACCAAGCTGTTCTTCGCCGAGACGCTGGGCAACCCGCGCAGCAACGTGCTCGACATCGAGGCGGTCGCCGCGGTCGCGCACGAGGTCGGCGTGCCGCTGGTCATCGACAGCACGGTGACGACGCCGTACCTGCTCCGGCCGCTGGAGCACGGTGCGGACATCGTCGTGCACTCGGCGACCAAGTTCCTCGGCGGACACGGCACGGCGATCGCCGGCGTGGTCGTGGACGGCGGGAAGTTCGACTTCGGGGCGCACGCGGATCGTTTCCCCGATTACAACGAGCCGGACCCGAGTTATCACGGCCTTCGCTACTGGCCGGCGCTCGGCCACGGCGCGTTCGCGGCGAAGCTGCGTGTGCAGCTGCTGCGGGACACCGGCGCGGCGATCGCCCCGCAGAACAGCTTCCTCATCCTGCAGGGCATCGAGACGCTGTCGCTGCGCATCGAGCGGCACGTGGCCAACGCCAAGGCGCTGGCGGAGTGGCTGGAACAGCGCGACGAGGTGGAGACCGTGCACTACGCCGGCCTGCCGTCGAGCCCGTGGTACCAGGCGGCGCGGAAGTACCTGCCGGCCGGCGCGGGGGCGATCGTGTCCCTGGAGCTGCGCGGCGGCGCCGACGCCGGCCGGGCGTTCGTCGACGGCACGGAGCTGTTCAGCCAGCTGGCCAACATCGGCGACGTGCGCAGCCTGATCGTGCACCCGGCCAGCACCACCCACTCCCAGCTGACCGAGGAGGAGCAGCGGATCGCCGGCGTGACGCCCGGCCTGGTGCGGCTGTCGGTCGGTCTGGAGGGAATCGAGGACCTCAAGGCCGACCTCGAAGCCGGGTTCCGGGCCGCGAAGGCGGCACTCTGA
- the metX gene encoding homoserine O-acetyltransferase MetX, with the protein MDAPPPATGAWREADPPGRRQWVRLDRPLPLERGGELPAVQLAYETWGTPAPDRSNAVLVLHALTGDSHVAGPAGPGHPTAGWWDSLVQPGVIDPGRYFVVAPNVLGGCQGSTGPSSIAPDGRHWGSRFPALTVRDQVAAEVALADALGIDRWAAVVGGSMGGMRALEWAVSVPDRVESLLLLACPARSTADQIAWTYPQLQAIRSDPGWHGGDYYGLGEGPHRGLGVARRIAHVTYRSEAELSGRFGRKPQGDGRFAVESYLDHHADKLVRRFDAGSYVVLAEAMNSHDVGRGRGGVAAALSRVTARTVVGGVTTDRLYPLAQQRELAAGIPGAGEVRVIDSPYGHDAFLIETEQIARLVRELFTGSESRVGSR; encoded by the coding sequence ATGGATGCCCCGCCTCCCGCCACCGGCGCGTGGCGGGAGGCCGATCCGCCCGGCCGGCGGCAGTGGGTGCGACTGGACCGCCCCCTGCCGCTGGAGCGCGGAGGCGAGCTGCCCGCCGTCCAACTCGCCTATGAGACGTGGGGGACTCCTGCCCCGGACCGGTCCAACGCCGTCCTCGTGCTGCACGCGCTGACCGGCGACAGCCATGTCGCCGGTCCCGCCGGGCCGGGACATCCGACCGCCGGCTGGTGGGATTCCCTTGTCCAGCCCGGAGTCATCGATCCGGGGCGGTACTTCGTGGTGGCCCCGAACGTGTTGGGCGGCTGCCAGGGGAGCACCGGCCCGTCGTCCATCGCGCCTGACGGAAGGCATTGGGGGAGCCGGTTTCCCGCTCTGACCGTACGGGATCAGGTCGCCGCCGAGGTGGCGCTGGCCGACGCGTTGGGCATCGACCGGTGGGCCGCGGTGGTCGGTGGCTCGATGGGCGGGATGCGGGCCCTGGAGTGGGCCGTCTCCGTGCCGGATCGGGTGGAGTCGTTGCTGCTGCTGGCCTGTCCGGCGCGATCGACGGCCGACCAGATCGCGTGGACGTATCCGCAGCTGCAGGCCATCCGGTCCGATCCGGGCTGGCATGGCGGTGATTACTACGGGTTGGGGGAGGGGCCACATCGGGGGCTCGGCGTGGCGCGGCGGATCGCGCACGTCACGTACCGGAGTGAGGCCGAGCTGTCGGGTCGCTTCGGGCGCAAGCCGCAGGGTGACGGGCGGTTCGCGGTGGAGTCCTATTTGGACCATCACGCCGACAAGCTGGTGCGGCGGTTCGATGCCGGCAGCTACGTCGTGCTGGCCGAGGCGATGAACTCGCACGACGTCGGCCGCGGGCGTGGCGGTGTGGCTGCCGCGCTGAGTCGCGTGACGGCCCGGACGGTTGTCGGCGGGGTGACCACGGACCGGCTCTATCCGTTGGCGCAGCAGCGAGAGCTCGCCGCGGGCATCCCTGGAGCGGGCGAGGTGCGGGTGATCGACTCGCCGTACGGGCACGACGCGTTCCTCATCGAGACCGAGCAGATCGCCCGGCTGGTTCGGGAGTTGTTCACAGGTAGCGAGTCCCGTGTGGGTTCCCGCTGA
- a CDS encoding TIR domain-containing protein — MAWDVFLSYCRSDTTPAEALAAELRARGLRVFQDEVGVHRFDSVSRTIMAELGRSRLLLAYYSHAYPTRRACQQELITAFLAGQREGDPLRRVLVVNPERGTAHIEPIELRDARFWSPSAELRHLTEAVTRKVDELPTTIGGVDHGRAPLWLPAPAHRPPPRFVGRTAELWRLHSALHPQSATLTEGGGEPVAVVHGVGGIGTSSLVAEYARQFGATFPGGVFWLCAADPWQEQLTAIAEALGATGNGHAADRVALALDARREPSLWVVDGVPAGLDLDHVRRLLSPHPTAASVLTTTDGSYAELGTGVPVPELPAAQAIRLVLNQVEALAPGDRESAHKLVDAVGGHPGALLDLAGSARSAGLDSVRRRLFSRDWPVLESTAKRLLAEVDAAGDAGLDVLRAVTAFAPDPMPLPVLDGLGPVGLAVDRLARQSVVRLVGGGALEVPAVVAHVIRHSDPDPARHEQISAAALAARRVRDDFAVDERERAAAFRVQVELAHRVPVRPLGGGGLREAISSLHSIFSFTREQLRECGPDSSQRFGEVAERLMEEVLRPFLSEWHPALRRYEDRTQFDDTAWDPTAELRNALDALREPLLAVIRDLSRISGNPHGTRYL; from the coding sequence ATGGCCTGGGATGTGTTCCTCAGCTACTGCCGGTCGGACACCACGCCGGCCGAGGCGCTGGCGGCGGAGCTGCGCGCCCGGGGGCTGCGGGTGTTCCAGGACGAGGTCGGCGTGCACCGGTTCGACTCGGTGTCCCGGACGATCATGGCCGAGCTGGGCCGGTCCCGACTGCTGCTCGCCTACTACTCGCACGCCTACCCGACGCGCCGCGCGTGCCAGCAGGAGCTCATCACGGCTTTCCTTGCCGGGCAACGGGAAGGCGACCCGCTGCGCCGGGTGCTGGTGGTCAACCCGGAGCGCGGCACCGCCCACATCGAGCCGATCGAGCTGCGCGACGCGCGGTTCTGGAGCCCGTCCGCCGAGCTGCGCCACCTCACCGAGGCAGTCACGCGCAAGGTCGACGAACTGCCGACGACCATCGGCGGCGTCGACCACGGTCGTGCCCCGCTGTGGCTGCCGGCCCCGGCACACCGGCCGCCGCCCCGGTTCGTCGGCCGCACCGCGGAGTTGTGGCGGCTGCATTCGGCGCTGCACCCGCAGTCCGCGACGCTGACCGAGGGCGGCGGCGAGCCCGTCGCCGTCGTGCACGGCGTCGGCGGCATCGGCACCTCGTCGCTGGTCGCCGAGTACGCACGGCAGTTCGGCGCGACCTTCCCCGGCGGCGTTTTCTGGTTGTGCGCCGCCGATCCCTGGCAGGAGCAGCTCACGGCGATCGCCGAGGCTTTAGGGGCCACGGGCAATGGTCACGCCGCCGATCGGGTGGCGCTGGCGTTGGACGCGCGCAGGGAACCCAGCCTCTGGGTCGTCGACGGCGTGCCGGCGGGGCTCGACCTGGATCACGTCCGCCGGCTGCTGTCGCCGCATCCCACCGCCGCCAGCGTCCTGACGACCACCGACGGCAGCTACGCCGAGCTCGGCACCGGCGTCCCCGTGCCGGAACTGCCTGCGGCGCAAGCGATCAGGCTCGTGCTGAACCAGGTCGAGGCGCTGGCGCCGGGCGACCGCGAGTCGGCGCACAAGCTCGTGGACGCCGTCGGCGGGCATCCCGGCGCGCTGCTGGACCTCGCCGGCTCGGCCCGGTCGGCGGGGCTGGACTCGGTACGGCGGCGGCTGTTCTCCCGGGACTGGCCGGTGCTGGAGTCGACCGCGAAGCGGCTGCTGGCCGAGGTGGACGCGGCCGGTGACGCCGGCCTGGACGTGCTGCGCGCGGTGACGGCGTTCGCGCCAGATCCGATGCCGTTACCCGTTCTGGATGGTCTTGGCCCGGTCGGTCTGGCGGTCGACCGGCTGGCCAGGCAGTCTGTGGTGCGGCTGGTCGGCGGAGGCGCGTTGGAGGTACCGGCGGTGGTCGCACACGTGATCCGGCACAGCGATCCCGATCCGGCGCGGCACGAGCAGATCAGCGCCGCCGCGCTGGCGGCCCGCCGCGTGCGGGACGACTTCGCGGTGGACGAGCGGGAGCGCGCGGCGGCGTTCCGGGTCCAGGTCGAGCTGGCGCACCGGGTTCCCGTGCGGCCCTTGGGCGGCGGCGGCCTGCGGGAGGCGATCTCCTCGCTGCACAGCATCTTCTCGTTCACCCGGGAGCAACTCCGGGAGTGCGGCCCGGATTCCTCGCAACGGTTCGGCGAGGTCGCGGAGCGGCTGATGGAGGAGGTGCTGCGCCCCTTCCTGTCGGAATGGCATCCGGCACTTCGCCGCTACGAGGACCGCACGCAGTTCGACGACACGGCGTGGGATCCGACCGCCGAACTGCGCAACGCCCTCGACGCGCTCAGGGAACCGCTGCTGGCCGTGATCCGGGACCTCAGCCGGATCAGCGGGAACCCACACGGGACTCGCTACCTGTGA